A single genomic interval of Geoalkalibacter sp. harbors:
- the lpxB gene encoding lipid-A-disaccharide synthase, protein MTEFRTSAQRRALIVTGEASGDLHGANLIRAAAELDPELGFFGVGGKRMEAQGCEILFRGEELAVVGLVEVAAHFPAIYRAFKQLEKILKSDQRPDVLILIDFPEFNLRLAAKAKAAGVPVLYYVSPQVWAWRRGRVKTIAQRVDRLAAIFPFEPQLYDGLDIDVEYVGHPLVADMKLTLDREAYLVRHGLDPQRPVVGLFPGSRRSELKYIFDTIADTARLLRRQRPQVQFLLPVAPSLKHTSFHERLLGSGLDIKMVQDNIYDTAKACDAVISVSGTVTLQIALVETPLCILYQMNPLTYAIGKRLVKVPHIGLVNIVAGRQVVHEFIQDGATPEAIGAEVLRMLEDQNYRARIQADLRDVRRLLGEGGCSEKVARMASEMSRGRIRRSGAA, encoded by the coding sequence ATGACCGAATTTCGCACGTCCGCACAGCGTCGTGCGCTGATCGTCACCGGCGAGGCCAGCGGCGATCTGCATGGCGCCAACCTGATCCGCGCGGCCGCGGAGCTTGATCCCGAGCTCGGCTTTTTTGGTGTCGGCGGCAAGCGCATGGAGGCGCAAGGCTGCGAGATCTTGTTTCGCGGCGAAGAACTCGCGGTGGTCGGCCTGGTCGAGGTGGCGGCTCATTTCCCCGCCATTTATCGGGCCTTCAAGCAGCTGGAAAAAATCCTTAAGAGCGATCAGCGGCCCGACGTGCTGATTCTCATCGATTTTCCCGAGTTCAACCTGCGCCTGGCCGCCAAGGCCAAGGCCGCCGGAGTGCCGGTGCTTTATTACGTGAGCCCCCAGGTCTGGGCCTGGCGGCGCGGCCGGGTGAAGACAATTGCGCAACGGGTGGATCGACTGGCGGCCATCTTTCCTTTTGAACCGCAACTGTATGATGGGTTGGATATCGATGTGGAGTATGTCGGCCATCCTCTGGTGGCCGATATGAAGCTGACCCTTGATCGTGAAGCCTATCTGGTGCGCCATGGCCTGGATCCGCAACGACCGGTGGTCGGTTTGTTCCCCGGCAGCCGGCGCAGTGAGTTGAAATACATTTTCGACACCATCGCCGACACGGCGCGCCTGCTCAGGCGGCAACGCCCGCAGGTGCAGTTTCTGTTGCCCGTGGCGCCCTCCCTCAAGCACACCAGTTTCCACGAGCGTCTTCTCGGCAGCGGCCTTGACATCAAAATGGTGCAGGACAATATCTACGATACGGCAAAGGCGTGCGATGCGGTGATCAGCGTGTCCGGCACCGTGACCTTGCAGATCGCCCTGGTGGAGACGCCGCTGTGCATCCTCTACCAGATGAATCCTCTGACCTATGCCATCGGCAAGCGTCTGGTTAAGGTGCCGCATATCGGCCTGGTCAATATCGTCGCCGGAAGACAAGTGGTGCATGAATTCATTCAGGACGGCGCGACTCCCGAGGCCATCGGCGCGGAAGTCCTGCGCATGCTTGAGGACCAGAACTACCGCGCGCGCATCCAGGCAGATCTGCGGGACGTGCGCCGTCTGCTCGGTGAGGGCGGTTGCTCGGAAAAGGTGGCGCGCATGGCCTCGGAGATGAGTCGGGGACGGATCCGCAGGAGTGGGGCGGCATGA